The DNA window CCATGGCGACAGTGATCGCGCCGTTCTCACAGGATGTGGATACCGCGACCGAAACTTTCTGGGCGGCACTTCACGGTCTGGCGGAGCTTGAACGTCACGGTAGGATAAGACCCGCTTTCCGGGCTCACCGTATCACGCTCATCGTGCAGATGGTGTCGGGCAACTCTGAGAGCGGGTCTTGCGATTAGTTTGACCCCGCATAAATGGCTTGGAAAATGCCGTTGCCCACCAGCTCAAGTTTGATCGCCAGGCTTTTTCCTGGCCGAAGCGGCCTGCCAATCCACCAGCTTCTTTTCTTCGGCCTCCAAGAGCTGACAAAGTGTTCGCCGTTCCTCCTCGTCGCATGCCTTATTCAGCAGCTTACGAAACCGCTCGATATTCTGGCGCGCTATGAAATCTTGCATGCCCCGTTTCTCGCAACTGTGAATTTCAACCGATGACGGCTTGGCTGCTGCAGACGGGGAGTGCCTTGCGCCAAGTCAAGGTTACCATCGCTGCGTCCTACTAATGATTGCAATGATAGCGGTGCATCCGCACTGACGAAAGTCAGTTTTCGCAACTTTCTTATCGACCGGCATGACGGGAAACACTTGGTACGGCAATGAAGCAAATGGCACAGAAGGAACAAACTCATATCCGGATTCGGGCGGCTAATCCCTGGCCTCCCGAACATGGTCAAGAGCCGACGCATATCGTTTTGTCGGCGGCGGAGCAGGCCGAGCTCGCACGCCTCGCGGAGGTCATCGTCTTCGAGACGGAAGGATCGCAGATCACCCCACAGGGGCAATCAGCAGGTTTCCTTTACCTGCTGGCCGATGGAGTGGTCCGGGCGAGCCACACTCTAAATCACGGTGATCGGCAGGTGGTGGCCTTCTTTTGGCCCGGAGATCTGTTCGGTCTTGCCCAAGCGGGAACCTATGTCAATTCTGCCGAGGCAGTCACATCATGCAGGGTCTATCGGTTTCCGATCCGCAAGCTCGAGCAATTCCTTCTCACCCATCCGAAGATTCAGCACAGCTTCTTCATCAAGGCCATTCACGACATCCGCAGCACCCAACGTCAACTTATCGTCATGGGAAGGTTTGATGTCCCGAGAAGGCTAGCAATCTTCCTTCTCGACTGTTCTGGTCACGAGCTCTACTTCGATCCTGCAACCCAAATTCTTTCAATTCCGATGACGAGATATGACATCGCCGATTATATCGGAACGTCAGCCGAGTCGGTCACGCGAGCGATGAATACGCTTGAAAGCAAGGGTCTCATTCAACGGTTGGCCGCACGCGCGGTCGAACTCAAGAGAGCGGATTTGAAGGCTTTTGCCGATGTGGAGTGATCGTTGACCTGCAGGCCTCGGTCATCCAGCCGCAGACCCATATTCCAACCAACAGAGCTCTGTCATTTGTCGAATTTGACATAGTTCAAGGTCGCTCCAATAAATTTGAGCAACAATACATATGAGTTTGAGCTGTCGGTTTTTGAAACCAGCTCGTGTGCTGGAGCTTGGTAAGAGATGAAAGACCCGGAGCGTCATAAATTCCTAATGGAGCAAGCCAGAATCTATCAGGAACTGATAGATGCTTTGGAGCGGTCGCATCCTGGTTTGGCTGTTTCAAACCCGGAGGGTAATCATCCTTATGCCTCTCAAGCTCGCCAGCTCGTGAGCTATAAACAGTCTCTGAAGACGCTTCTGAACTTTATCGCTGCGCTGGAAGAAGACGAATAGCTTCCTAGGACGGTCCTGTACATTACCTGAAAGCGAAGACGGGGGTGTCGGATCACCTTCCAGATGAATGGCTCGGCGTCTGCTCTAGCTCGCCTCGGGCACCAATACCGCCGCTCCGATGAGACGTCCCGCACGAAGATCGGCGATCGCCTCATTGGCCTGATGGAGCGGATAGACTGTCGTATGTGTTCGCACCGCGGCGCGGCTGGCTATCGGGAAAAACTCCGCGGCGTCCTCACGTGTCAAATTAGCGACCGAAACAAGCTCGCGTTCGCCCCACAAAACAGCATAGGGCATGGAGGGAATATCGCTCATGTGAATTCCGCCGCACACGACCACGCCACCCTTGCGAACCGCTTTGAGCGCGGTCGGCACCAAGTCGCCCACAGGTGCGAATATGATCGCTGTATCGAGTGGAACCGGCGGGCTCTCTTCTGAACTACCGGCCCATACCGCCCCGAGATCGCGTGCGAATTGCTGCGCCGCGCGGTCGCCGGCTCGCGTGAACGCATAAACGTCCCGGCCTTGCCAAACGCAGATTTGGGTCAGGATGTGCGCTGCAGCGCCGAAGCCGAAGAGACCGATCCGCTTGCCATCGCCGGCCTTTTTGAGCGAGCGCCAGCCAATCAATCCAGCGCATAGAAGCGGTGCGAGGGATACGGGATCGGCATTTTCATCGAGGTCAAAGGCAAAGGCTGCGTCCGCCACGACATGGGTGGCAAAACCACCGTCGCGGCTGTAGCCGGTGAATTGCGGCCGGTCACACAGGTTCTCCGCCTTCGTCTGGCAATAGAAGCATGTTCCGCAGGTGTGACCAAGCCACGGAACGCCGACGCGGTTGCCAAGCCTCGCAGCATCAACGCCTTCACCGACGGCATCGACAACACCGACGATCTCGTGGCCTGGAACGAGCGGAAGTTTGGGGTCCTTGAGATCGCCATCCACGACGTGCAGGTCGGTGCGGCAGACGGCGCAGGCTTCGACCTTTATGCTCAGCTCACCGAAGCCGAGCACAGGATCATCGCGCTCGACAAATGCCAAGGGCGTCCCGATCTGTCGAAGAATCATCGCTTTCATGACGAGGCCGATCAAGGTTTGCTATGCTCGGAATCCAACATCGAAAAGGGAGGTTTATCGCTTGCGGAAACGGCTGCCCTATATCGGTTGCCTATTCCATCTGTTGTTGCTTCCAACAACCTCGTGTGCCGATACCTATTCTTTCAAGCGAGTAAAGCCCGGTCTTTGATTAGGATCAAGACCGGGCTATTTTGTCGTACCTCAAATAGCACTCGCAAATTGACGATGATCAAAGCACGACGGTGCCGGGCTTGGTAAGCCTCATTTATCAAAAGACGCAAATCCTTTCAGACACCGCACGCTAGATCAGTACCCAGGAGACGAGCAATGCTCATTCAAGCGATCATGACCGCACCGGCTATCACCGTTGGCCCCAAAACGCCCGTCGCCGAGGCGGCGAAAATCATGCTCGATCATCGCATCAGCGGTCTCCCCGTCGTCGATGCCAAGGGAAAGCTTGTCGGCATTGTCAGTGAAGGCGATTTCCTTCGCCGCGGCGAATTGCGCACCGAACGCAAGCGGTCGTGGCTGCTCGAGTTCTTCGCCAGCCCTGGCAAGATTGCCGATGAATATGTTCGTTCGCATGGCCGGAGCGTCGATCAAGTGATGACGCCGGATGTCCGCACCATCTCGGCTGACAGCTCGGTCAACGAAGCTGTCGACATGATGGAGGAATACGGGATCAAGCGCCTGCCCGTGGTGTCGGAAGGCAAGGTCACCGGGATCGTCTGCCGATCGGATTTGTTGCGGGCCTTGACCCGTTTCCTGCCAACCCAGGCAACACTCGCGAAGGATGAGGAAATCCAGGACGCGATCGTTGCAGAACTGGCGCGACAAAGCTGGAGCAGAAACGGCTTTATCAAGGTTAAAGTCATCAATGGCGTGGCGGAACTGTCCGGAACCATCTTCGACGAGCGCGAACGCCTTGCTGCCAAAGTTGCAGCGGAAAACGTGCCCGGCGTGAAATATGTCTCCGACCAGATCGCATGGATCGACCCATATCTTGGCGTCGCCATGCCGGCTCCGACGGAATCGTCTAAACCGGAGTAATCGCCTTCGGCTTAAGGGGGGCCGGGAGGGTGGGATGGTTGGCGATCGCGCTGCCGTCTCACCCGGCCGGTTTCACTCGCCCCTTGGTTCTGTTTGCCCGCGCAATGTCGGCACTCATCAGATGACCCATTCACGGCTTGACGCGTATCAACGCATTCACTGCACGAGCACGGAAAACTGACCACGTCGTAGCGATGGTTGCGCCGCTATTCAGGAGAGTGTTCGTGCAAAAACTACTGCTGATCCTATTAATCCTCATGATCGCAAGCGTCTTCGGCATTCTGTGGATCAAGCCGGTCGCCGACGATCAACAGCAGACGACAATCCAGAACTCGACAATTCGATAAAACAGCCCAGGCGCAAAAGAGCGTGAGGAGGAGTAAACTCTAGATAGCGAGGGGAATAAAACGGATGGTAAGCTGCGGCCAGCGATCGGCGCGCTTCAAAGAACTTCCCGCCCGCGATTCTGATCCGCATAGTGCCCGGCTCGAGGAAAGCATGTTGCCGCAAAAACTATACAGTTTCGTCTTTCGGGCCTCGGGATGGCACCAACTGGGCACCGCGGTTTTATCGATATTGCTCTTCCTCGCCGGCACAGTCCCGCTGGACATTCAGCGGCGGATTGTGAATGCGGCGACCGAGGGCGGCTCTTATCGCACGATCGCCATTCTGGTCCTGGTATATATCGCATTGGCACTTGCCGAGGGGATGTTGAAGCTTGTGCTCAACATCTATCGCAGTTGGATCGGGGAAGCCGCGGTACGCTGGCTGCGCCTGCAGGTGTTCGAAGCGTCCCGCATGCAACAGACGGAGATCGATGCGTCCACAACGGAAGGAGTGCAGCTCTCCATCGTCCTGGCCGAAGCCGAACCAGTGGGCGGCTTTGTGGGAACGAGCATATCGGAACCGTTGCTGCAAATAGGTATATTGACGGCAGTTTGCGGCTATCTCGTCTATCTACAGCCGCTCATGGCCATTATCGTGGCTACGGTCTTTCTCCCCCAAACTGGCTTCGTCCCCCCTATGCAGGCGGCGATCAATAGGCGCGTCCAGAAAAGGATCGGCATTATGCGCAACATCAGCGAGGAGATAGTTCAGTCGGGACGCGCAGTCGATGCAGACGGCTCGCAGGCGGGTCGCATCCAGGATGTTTTCCGGATCAATATGAGCATATACAAGATCAAGTTCACGATGAATTTTATGATGAACCTGATGACGCAGATGGGCTATGTGGGCATCTTCGCCCTAGGCGGCTACTATGTGGTCACCGGGAAAACCGAAATCGGAACGGTGGTCGCCTTCGTGTCGGGTTTGTCCAAAATAAACGACCCCTGGGGCGACCTCGTCAATTGGTATCGTGATCTGAAAGTGACACAGGTAAAATACGATCTGATTCACAAATCCGCAGAAATCGGAGCCATTGCCACCAGTGGCCGCGAAGCCATCAGCTAGTCCATCAGGCCATTAGAGCCACAAAGGCAGTGGGAGAACGAGGGCCGGTTCAGCGGCCCGACTGGCTTTGCGTCCCACTCGCCAGTTCGACGATCTCATTGGTAATTTCCTCCTGACGCAGTTGCCGGGAGCGCGCGACCAAATCGTCCAGAGTGTTGGTGACATTGGTGCGCGCTGCGATCATCGCCCGCGTGCGGGCCTCGTTCTCCGCAGCAAAAGACAGCATCACCGCCTCGCAGAGTTCAGCAAAGATATATTCTTCCGTTAGCCTGGTGACGAGGAGTTGCGGCGGCAGGGTGATCAGGGGCGGCGTGTCCTTCCGGACGAGCTGAAATCGGGCATAGTCGAAAGGAACGAGCCTTTTGGAAAACACCCGGAATCCGTCTGATGTTTCCGGTGCGGCGTGAACAATGGTCACATAGCCGATCCGCCCCGACTGGAGCCGGTCGTAGAGAGCTTCGACGATACGATTGGCGAGATCTTCCATCTGCGCCACATGCATGATCATCGCGGCCGACCAATCGACCGTCACCGAGCGCGCATTAGCGATCATCAAGCCGCGATCGCCGACAAGCAGCAGCTCCACACGGTGCTCCGGTTCCGCGCCCGCAAGCTGCGCAATCGCATCAAGAACATGCTCGTTGAAGGCGCCGGCGAAACCTTGTTCCGCGCAAAGCGCGACAATGGCGTGGCCGCTCGACGCAGTCTCCGCAATGGGCGCTGGAGACGCCGCCGGTAACAGAGCGAGAGCTTCGCCGATGGCGGTGGCGATCGCCGCCGAATAGGCGCGGATGCCATCGATATGGTGACGTGCTTCGCGCGAACGCGCGGCCGCGATACCGCGCATGGCAGTTACGACCGCCGCAAGCTGATGTACCGATCCGATACGTGCCTCGACGTCGCTCAGCCGCTCAGTCATGATCCACCTCCGGCGTCCGGCGATGCTCCCCGCAACATTGTCTCCATCAGCGACCGCACGGCCGCAACCAGGCGATTTCGGAGTGTTTCATCCGAAGTCCCGCCTTTGGCGATGGCATCCAGGCAATCACGGGCGTTCGTATCGAGAAATGGCGTTATGCCAGCTCGCATGGCAGCAATGTCTTCCAGCGGTAAAGCATCGAGAACGCCGGCGCCGAGGGCGGCAAGCAGCGCGATCTGATCGACCGTTCGCAGCGCGGCGAAACGAGGCTGCGCCAGAAGCGCGCGAATACGCTCGCCCCGCGCAATCTGCGTCTTAATGCGCCCGTCGGACATACCGCCGAAGCGAGTGAACATCTCAAGCTCGAGGAATTGCGAATAGTCGAGGCGTATCCGTCCCGCAACATCGCGCAATGCCGGATGCTGCGCCTTGCCGCCGATACGGCTGACACTCAGGCCAACATCCACCGCCGGTCGCTGATTTGCGGCAAACAGCCGGGAATCCAGAACGATCTGACCGTCGGTGATCGAGATCAGATTGGTCGGAATATAAGCGGACATGTTGCCAGCATCGGTTTCCGCGATCGGCAGGACGGTCAATGAACCGCCGCCGAACGCTGGAGAGAGCTTGGCTGCGCGCTCGAGCAGGCGGGCATGGAGATAGAAAATATCGCCCGGATAGGCTTCGCGCCCCGGCGGCTCACGCGTCAACAGCGCCAATTCGCGGTGGGTTGCAGCATGCTTGCTGAGGTCGTCGATCACCACCAGCGCGTGGCCGCCGCGGTCGCGAAAATATTCCGCGACGGTCATCGCAGTAAACGGCGCGATCCATTGCATCCCAGCCGGAGCAGCCGAGGAAGCGACGATGAAAATGCATCGTTCAGGTGCGCCATGCTGCCGCACCGCTTCGATGACCCGCTCTACCGCCGTCGTCCGCTGCCCGATGGCAACGTAGATGCAAACGATGTCAGAGTTTCTTTGGTTGATGATCGTATCGACAGCTATCGCCGTCTTGCCGGTCGCGTGATCGCCGATAATCAGTTCGCGCTGGCCGCGGCCGAGCGCAAAAAGAGCGTCGACCACCAAGATACCGGTTTCGACCGGCTGGGAGACGAGGTCGCGGTCGATGATCGCCGGCGCCGGCCGCTCGACCGGATGGTATGCCTCGGCCAGGACCGGCGCACCGCCATCGAGTGGACGGCCAAGCGGATCAATAATCCGGCCGAGCAGACTCGGGCCTACCGGCACTTGCACCACGCCGCCCGTGCCGGTGACGCGTGATCCGGCTTCGATGCCCACGCTTTCATCAAGCAGGACTGCACCGATCGAATCGGCGTCGAGCGTCAGTGCGAAACCGGTACCGCCGCCCTCGAAATTCAGGAGCTCGTTCAACCGCGCATCGGGAAGACCTGATATCCGCGCAATGCCGTCCGCAATCTGTTCGACACGACCAATCGCCTGTCCCTCGGGGGCGAGTTTGGTTTTCGCCACGACATCGCGGCTGCGCGCCAGCCAGTTCGTTGCTTCACTGTCGGTCATTGTCATGACGGGTCAACTCCGTGGCGATACGGTCGAGATCAGCCCGAAAGCTGTTGCGGATGCGCGCGTAGGGCGTGTCGATCTCCAGGCCGGCGATGAGGTTTGGATCGACGACGACGTGGACTTCGACGGCTCGCCCCAAGGTCTCGCTCAGTTTCTTGCTGCATAGTTGTATCTCGTCCGCCTTGAGCTCGCGCGCGGCCCTCAACGGAAGGACAGTTCCGAGCGCTGCACGGCTTTCTGCCGGTAGAGCTGCGACGGCTTCCGCTATTCCGTCTATGAACCCGGTTATTCGCGCTTCATCGGGCAAACGATCGAACAATTTCCTGGTGATCTCGATGGCGAGACCATTAGCCTCGACGGCATAGGCGGCCGCCGCACTTTGCCGCGCCTGTTCGCGTGCCACGGCAGCTTCGGCGCGAAGCCGTTCTGCCTCGGCATGAGCGTCGGCAAGCAAGGCCGCCTTTGCCGTCTCCGCTTCAGCGGCAACCGCCTTCAGGGCGTCGCCGCGGGAGGCTGCGAGCCGTGCAACCTCCGCCGCCGCCTCATTGCGCTCACCAACTGCCCGCCGCTTTGCCGCATCAGCCTCGTCAAGCAGCTGTTTGATCGCCTGCTGCCGCGTTTCGATCATCGCCGTAACAGGCTGCAACAGAAAGCGCTTCAACAGCCAGATGAGGACGAGGACGTTGACCGTCTGCAGCCCAAGTGTCCACCAGTCGATGTGCATGGCGGCGGACCTATCCGATGAATGGATTCGCAAAGAGGACAAGCAGCGCGATCACCAGGCAATAGATCGCCATGGTTTCGATCATGGCTAGACCGACGAAAAGCGTTCGCGACAGTGTACCTGCCGCTTCCGGCTGACGGGCGATGGCGTCCATGGCGGCGGCGACCGCCCGCCCTTCAGCCAATGCCGGTCCAATTGCACCGAAGGAAACGGCGATGGCGGCTGCAACAATGCTAACAATGCCAATAAGATTCATGGGATTTCCTGTTCCTTGGGCTGGGGATCGGGGGAGGGTTGCGGACGTTCGCCAACGGCAGCGCCGATGAAGACGGTCGCAAGCACTGCGAAAATATAGGCCTGAACGGCACCGGTCAGCAGATCGAGCGCCATCAAAGGAATCGGCAACAGCAGACCGGCGAGCGACAGCACGATGCCAATTACAAAAACGCCGCTCATGACGTTGCCGAAGAGCCGAACGATCAGCGAAAAGCTGCGGGTGACCTGCTCCACCACATTGAGCGGGATCATCACCCAGCTCGGTTCGGCAAAGGTCTTGAGATAGCCTCGAAGACCCCGCGCGTTCACCCCGTAGCCGATCGTTGCCACAAAGACGATCAGCGCCAGGGCTGCGTCGGTTTCCAGATGTGCGGTTGGCGGCTCGATGCCGGGAACCAAAGACGACCAGTTCGCGATGAGCACATAGATGAAGATCGAACCGATCAACGGGCGATAAGGTCGCGGATCAACCTGCATGGTATCGCGGATCTGGCCGTCGATCGCTTCGACAATCATTTCCAACACGGCCTGGGTTTTGGACGGGACGAGCGTCAAGTTCCGCGTTGCTGCGAAACACAGCGCGGCAAGCAGGATCATGATCGCCCAGGTGACGACGACCGGTTCGGTGACCGGCAAGGGTCCCAACGAAAAAAGCGGCTCAAGCGTCAGTGGCGATTTCATCTGATGATCCTGACATGCCTCAAGACAAGGCCGCGCCCGACCAGGACGCCAACCGACGCGGCAAACAGGACCGGCGCACCAAGCTTAGCGAGACCATAGAGAACGACGAGAAGAACGGCGAAACGCAGGACATGCAGCATGACAGCCTTTGCCGAGGCCCCGCCGGTCAGAGCCTGGACGTTCCACCAGAGCGCGCCGAAATGCAGTAAGCCGAGCAGCGCGCCGAGCACAAACCCGAAAAGGATTTTTGCCGCCAAATCCAAATGAACGATATAAGTAAAAATCCCGATCATGAGCGATGCATCCATTTCCACGCGGACCAGAAACCAAAGATCGCGCCAATCATGATCAACGGCGCGGTAAAGAAGATGCCGGTGGCAAAAATGCGATCCAGCCAGCGGCCGAGGGCGAGCGCGACCAAGGTCGGAACGACGATCGTCCAGCCGAGAATGCCGATCTGGCCAAGACGCGCACCAAGCGACGGCTCGGGATTGGCATTGCCCTGTTTTTCACGTTCGGCGGCACGCCTGGCTGCCTTTGCCAGCCCGTCACCGGCTTTCGGGTCGGGAGGGAGGGTCACGGCGCATCCCCTTTTGACAGAAAGGCATCGATGTCTTTCGCACCACCTGGACGCAGGTAGCGCATCAGCTGGCGCACGGCATTGGCATGCAGGCGCGTTTGCTCCACGCGCGCGACACGGTCTGCGTCGGCAAGAGCCGCACGCATCTCTCGGACATCCGCATCCAGCACCATCAGATCATCGCCAATAATGGCTTGCCGGCAGGCAATGTTGACACGCCGACCATCAACAAGCGTCAGAACACCGCCACCCAGCGCGCAATAATGCGCTGTGCCATTGTCATCGCGCCACCGGACGACGGAAGCCCGCAGCACCGTCAGGAAATCTGTGTGGCCGGGCAGGATGCCGAAACTACCGCCCTCATCTTCGGCGCGGACAGATTGGACAGCGTCGACGTCAGCCAGAACAGCCGACGGCGTCGTGATCGTCAGGTGCAGAGCCGGGCTCATGACGCGGCCCCTCCCGTCCTCGCCGGTTTGTCGGCCGCGCGTGCAATCTCCTCCTTTTCGCGCCCCTCTTCGAGCGTTCCGATCATGTATAGCGAGCTTTCCTGCCAATCGTCGCAGCCGCCCGACAGGATGGTCTTGCACCCGGCTATGGTGTCGGCGACCTTTACTGAGCGACCGGGAACCCCGCTGAATGCTTCCGTCACGACAAAGGGCTGCGTCAGAAAGCGTTGCAGACGCCGGGCGCGTCCAACAATTTGCCTGTCTTCACTGCCGAGCTCCTCGACGCCGAGCAGCGAAATGACATCCTGAAGTTCACGATAATGCTCGATGATGCGCCGAACTTCCATCGCCACCCGGGCGTGCTCTTCGCCGACGACCAGCGGGTCAAGCAGGATCGACGAAGATGCAATCGGATCGACGGCCGGGTACATGCCTTCGGCGGCCATCGACCGCGACAGAACGACCATGCTGTCGACATGCGCGGCAATCGTCGTCACCGCCGGGTCGGTGAAATCGTCGGCCGGCACGTAGACCGCTTCGATCGCCGTGATCGAGGCATCGCCGACGGAGACAATTCTTTCCTGCAGGGCCGCGACCTCGCTCGCAAGCGTCGGCTGATAGCCCACCCGCGAGGGCAGCCGTCCCAAGAGCCCAGAGACTTCCGCCCCCGCCTGGACGAAACGAAAGACATTGTCCATCAAAAGCAGGACGTTCTGGTGACGCTCGTCGCGGAAATATTCAGCAATCGTCAGCGCGGTCAT is part of the Rhizobium jaguaris genome and encodes:
- a CDS encoding Crp/Fnr family transcriptional regulator, translated to MAQKEQTHIRIRAANPWPPEHGQEPTHIVLSAAEQAELARLAEVIVFETEGSQITPQGQSAGFLYLLADGVVRASHTLNHGDRQVVAFFWPGDLFGLAQAGTYVNSAEAVTSCRVYRFPIRKLEQFLLTHPKIQHSFFIKAIHDIRSTQRQLIVMGRFDVPRRLAIFLLDCSGHELYFDPATQILSIPMTRYDIADYIGTSAESVTRAMNTLESKGLIQRLAARAVELKRADLKAFADVE
- a CDS encoding zinc-dependent alcohol dehydrogenase family protein — its product is MKAMILRQIGTPLAFVERDDPVLGFGELSIKVEACAVCRTDLHVVDGDLKDPKLPLVPGHEIVGVVDAVGEGVDAARLGNRVGVPWLGHTCGTCFYCQTKAENLCDRPQFTGYSRDGGFATHVVADAAFAFDLDENADPVSLAPLLCAGLIGWRSLKKAGDGKRIGLFGFGAAAHILTQICVWQGRDVYAFTRAGDRAAQQFARDLGAVWAGSSEESPPVPLDTAIIFAPVGDLVPTALKAVRKGGVVVCGGIHMSDIPSMPYAVLWGERELVSVANLTREDAAEFFPIASRAAVRTHTTVYPLHQANEAIADLRAGRLIGAAVLVPEAS
- a CDS encoding CBS domain-containing protein; amino-acid sequence: MLIQAIMTAPAITVGPKTPVAEAAKIMLDHRISGLPVVDAKGKLVGIVSEGDFLRRGELRTERKRSWLLEFFASPGKIADEYVRSHGRSVDQVMTPDVRTISADSSVNEAVDMMEEYGIKRLPVVSEGKVTGIVCRSDLLRALTRFLPTQATLAKDEEIQDAIVAELARQSWSRNGFIKVKVINGVAELSGTIFDERERLAAKVAAENVPGVKYVSDQIAWIDPYLGVAMPAPTESSKPE
- a CDS encoding ABC transporter transmembrane domain-containing protein; amino-acid sequence: MPQKLYSFVFRASGWHQLGTAVLSILLFLAGTVPLDIQRRIVNAATEGGSYRTIAILVLVYIALALAEGMLKLVLNIYRSWIGEAAVRWLRLQVFEASRMQQTEIDASTTEGVQLSIVLAEAEPVGGFVGTSISEPLLQIGILTAVCGYLVYLQPLMAIIVATVFLPQTGFVPPMQAAINRRVQKRIGIMRNISEEIVQSGRAVDADGSQAGRIQDVFRINMSIYKIKFTMNFMMNLMTQMGYVGIFALGGYYVVTGKTEIGTVVAFVSGLSKINDPWGDLVNWYRDLKVTQVKYDLIHKSAEIGAIATSGREAIS
- a CDS encoding F0F1 ATP synthase subunit gamma; its protein translation is MTERLSDVEARIGSVHQLAAVVTAMRGIAAARSREARHHIDGIRAYSAAIATAIGEALALLPAASPAPIAETASSGHAIVALCAEQGFAGAFNEHVLDAIAQLAGAEPEHRVELLLVGDRGLMIANARSVTVDWSAAMIMHVAQMEDLANRIVEALYDRLQSGRIGYVTIVHAAPETSDGFRVFSKRLVPFDYARFQLVRKDTPPLITLPPQLLVTRLTEEYIFAELCEAVMLSFAAENEARTRAMIAARTNVTNTLDDLVARSRQLRQEEITNEIVELASGTQSQSGR
- a CDS encoding F0F1 ATP synthase subunit alpha, whose protein sequence is MTMTDSEATNWLARSRDVVAKTKLAPEGQAIGRVEQIADGIARISGLPDARLNELLNFEGGGTGFALTLDADSIGAVLLDESVGIEAGSRVTGTGGVVQVPVGPSLLGRIIDPLGRPLDGGAPVLAEAYHPVERPAPAIIDRDLVSQPVETGILVVDALFALGRGQRELIIGDHATGKTAIAVDTIINQRNSDIVCIYVAIGQRTTAVERVIEAVRQHGAPERCIFIVASSAAPAGMQWIAPFTAMTVAEYFRDRGGHALVVIDDLSKHAATHRELALLTREPPGREAYPGDIFYLHARLLERAAKLSPAFGGGSLTVLPIAETDAGNMSAYIPTNLISITDGQIVLDSRLFAANQRPAVDVGLSVSRIGGKAQHPALRDVAGRIRLDYSQFLELEMFTRFGGMSDGRIKTQIARGERIRALLAQPRFAALRTVDQIALLAALGAGVLDALPLEDIAAMRAGITPFLDTNARDCLDAIAKGGTSDETLRNRLVAAVRSLMETMLRGASPDAGGGS
- a CDS encoding F0F1 ATP synthase subunit delta, yielding MHIDWWTLGLQTVNVLVLIWLLKRFLLQPVTAMIETRQQAIKQLLDEADAAKRRAVGERNEAAAEVARLAASRGDALKAVAAEAETAKAALLADAHAEAERLRAEAAVAREQARQSAAAAYAVEANGLAIEITRKLFDRLPDEARITGFIDGIAEAVAALPAESRAALGTVLPLRAARELKADEIQLCSKKLSETLGRAVEVHVVVDPNLIAGLEIDTPYARIRNSFRADLDRIATELTRHDNDRQ
- a CDS encoding F0F1 ATP synthase subunit C, producing the protein MNLIGIVSIVAAAIAVSFGAIGPALAEGRAVAAAMDAIARQPEAAGTLSRTLFVGLAMIETMAIYCLVIALLVLFANPFIG
- a CDS encoding F0F1 ATP synthase subunit A, with the translated sequence MKSPLTLEPLFSLGPLPVTEPVVVTWAIMILLAALCFAATRNLTLVPSKTQAVLEMIVEAIDGQIRDTMQVDPRPYRPLIGSIFIYVLIANWSSLVPGIEPPTAHLETDAALALIVFVATIGYGVNARGLRGYLKTFAEPSWVMIPLNVVEQVTRSFSLIVRLFGNVMSGVFVIGIVLSLAGLLLPIPLMALDLLTGAVQAYIFAVLATVFIGAAVGERPQPSPDPQPKEQEIP
- a CDS encoding ATP synthase subunit I; protein product: MIGIFTYIVHLDLAAKILFGFVLGALLGLLHFGALWWNVQALTGGASAKAVMLHVLRFAVLLVVLYGLAKLGAPVLFAASVGVLVGRGLVLRHVRIIR
- a CDS encoding AtpZ/AtpI family protein produces the protein MTLPPDPKAGDGLAKAARRAAEREKQGNANPEPSLGARLGQIGILGWTIVVPTLVALALGRWLDRIFATGIFFTAPLIMIGAIFGFWSAWKWMHRS
- a CDS encoding F0F1 ATP synthase subunit epsilon — translated: MSPALHLTITTPSAVLADVDAVQSVRAEDEGGSFGILPGHTDFLTVLRASVVRWRDDNGTAHYCALGGGVLTLVDGRRVNIACRQAIIGDDLMVLDADVREMRAALADADRVARVEQTRLHANAVRQLMRYLRPGGAKDIDAFLSKGDAP
- the atpD gene encoding F0F1 ATP synthase subunit beta, whose translation is MLSCQKEVSKRLTAMDIAELASGKVVAIRGAVIDIVFKEGDLPAIEEALFVEEDGREPLLAEVQAHVDPQTVRAIALQATAGLKRGNKVRRADGAVSVPVGDAVLGRLLDVAGRIGDGAGELAADVPRRSIHRVPPPLSVQTGTSDLFATGIKVIDLLAPLAQGGKAAMFGGAGVGKTVLVMELIHAMVERYQGISVFAGIGERSREGHEMLLDMTGSGVLGRTALVYGQMNEPPGARWRVPMTALTIAEYFRDERHQNVLLLMDNVFRFVQAGAEVSGLLGRLPSRVGYQPTLASEVAALQERIVSVGDASITAIEAVYVPADDFTDPAVTTIAAHVDSMVVLSRSMAAEGMYPAVDPIASSSILLDPLVVGEEHARVAMEVRRIIEHYRELQDVISLLGVEELGSEDRQIVGRARRLQRFLTQPFVVTEAFSGVPGRSVKVADTIAGCKTILSGGCDDWQESSLYMIGTLEEGREKEEIARAADKPARTGGAAS